A genomic stretch from Streptomyces sp. QL37 includes:
- a CDS encoding ABC transporter permease subunit: MASVPAVLNSEWTKIRTVSSTTWTLISAFVVTVAMGAALSALLNSQFDDLSAAEQATFDPTFVSFSGTVLGQLAMVVFGVLVVGTEYSSGMIRTSLSAVPQRGSFLFCKIAVAGALALVVGLATSFVTFFLSQAMLGDRGTDIGAENVLRAVFGGGIYMGLIAIFSMGVATMLRSSMLSLGILMPFFFLVSQILSAVPGAKSVARYFPDQAGSKIMQVVPDAMNSDPAPYGPWAGLGIMALWVVAALIGGYLVLRKRDA; this comes from the coding sequence ATGGCATCGGTACCCGCGGTCCTGAATTCCGAGTGGACCAAGATCCGTACGGTCTCGTCGACCACCTGGACGCTGATCTCCGCGTTCGTGGTCACGGTCGCCATGGGCGCGGCCCTGAGCGCCCTGCTGAACAGCCAGTTCGACGATCTCTCCGCCGCCGAGCAGGCGACCTTCGACCCGACGTTCGTGAGTTTCTCCGGAACGGTCCTGGGGCAGCTGGCGATGGTCGTCTTCGGCGTCCTGGTGGTGGGTACGGAGTACAGCTCCGGCATGATCCGGACCTCGCTCTCGGCCGTGCCGCAGCGCGGGTCGTTCCTCTTCTGCAAGATCGCGGTGGCGGGCGCCCTGGCGCTGGTGGTCGGCCTCGCCACGAGCTTCGTGACCTTCTTCCTCAGCCAGGCCATGCTCGGCGACCGCGGCACCGACATCGGCGCGGAGAACGTCCTGCGCGCGGTCTTCGGCGGCGGCATCTACATGGGCCTCATCGCGATCTTCTCGATGGGCGTGGCCACGATGCTGCGCAGTTCCATGCTGTCGCTCGGCATCCTGATGCCGTTCTTCTTCCTCGTCTCGCAGATCCTGTCCGCGGTCCCCGGCGCCAAGAGTGTGGCCCGCTACTTCCCCGACCAGGCCGGCTCCAAGATCATGCAGGTGGTCCCGGACGCCATGAACAGCGACCCGGCGCCGTACGGGCCGTGGGCCGGGCTGGGGATCATGGCGCTGTGGGTGGTGGCGGCGCTGATCGGCGGCTACCTGGTGCTGAGGAAGCGGGACGCGTAG
- a CDS encoding ATP-binding cassette domain-containing protein — MIELDGLTKRFGNKVAVDHLSCRVKPGMVTGFLGPNGAGKSTTMRMMLDLDNPTSGTVRIDGRHYRELQEPLKHIGALLDAKSMHGGRSAYNNLLCLAQSNRIPASRVSHVLDTVGLTAVAKKKSKGFSLGMGQRLGIAAALLGDPEILMFDEPVNGLDPEGIHWIRNLMKTLASEGRTIFVSSHLMSEMALTADHLIVIGQGKLLADTSMADFIQENSRSFVRMRSPEQERLRDLLHAEGVVAVESGNGTLEIDGEAPERLGELAGRHGIVLHELSAQRASLEEAFMQMTAGSVEYHAHSERDGAQPPPVGPHWGEQWNQQQAGGVTGDATKGV, encoded by the coding sequence ATGATCGAGCTCGACGGCCTCACCAAACGCTTCGGCAACAAGGTTGCCGTCGACCATCTGTCATGCCGGGTCAAGCCGGGCATGGTGACGGGTTTCCTCGGCCCGAACGGGGCGGGCAAGTCCACGACCATGCGGATGATGCTCGACCTCGACAACCCGACCAGCGGCACGGTGCGGATCGACGGCCGGCACTACCGCGAGCTCCAGGAGCCGCTCAAGCACATCGGGGCGCTGCTGGACGCCAAGTCGATGCACGGCGGGCGCAGCGCGTACAACAACCTCCTGTGTCTGGCCCAGAGCAACCGCATCCCGGCGAGCCGGGTGTCGCACGTGCTGGACACGGTCGGTCTGACCGCGGTCGCGAAGAAGAAGTCCAAGGGGTTCTCCCTCGGCATGGGCCAGCGGCTGGGAATCGCGGCGGCGCTGCTCGGCGACCCCGAGATCCTGATGTTCGACGAACCCGTCAACGGTCTGGACCCGGAGGGAATTCACTGGATCAGGAATCTGATGAAGACCCTCGCGTCGGAAGGCCGGACGATCTTCGTCTCCTCGCACCTGATGAGTGAAATGGCACTGACGGCCGATCATCTGATCGTCATCGGGCAGGGCAAGCTGCTCGCTGACACGTCGATGGCGGACTTCATCCAGGAGAACTCCCGCAGTTTCGTGCGGATGCGCTCCCCGGAGCAGGAGCGCCTCCGCGACCTGCTGCACGCGGAGGGCGTCGTCGCGGTCGAGTCGGGCAACGGCACGCTGGAGATCGACGGCGAGGCCCCGGAGCGGCTGGGTGAGCTCGCCGGCCGGCACGGGATCGTGCTGCACGAGCTCAGCGCCCAGCGGGCCTCCCTGGAGGAGGCCTTCATGCAGATGACCGCGGGCTCCGTGGAATACCACGCCCACTCCGAACGCGACGGTGCGCAGCCACCGCCGGTGGGCCCGCACTGGGGCGAACAGTGGAACCAGCAGCAGGCCGGCGGCGTCACCGGCGACGCCACGAAGGGGGTGTGA
- a CDS encoding ABC transporter permease subunit, which produces MTMPPPQAHQAPPRPQPGQAGLPGLYASPIPVRTPGLGDAIASEWTKIRSVRSTMWTLGVMIVLLIGIGLLTAFAVSVSDAPMDDTPVLSLGFFGVLLGSICVITLGVLTIASEYGTGMIRTTLTACPSRARMLIAKSIVFFLLAFTITTVTTGIVGVLQTAMLDGATPDAGYWVRSTVGVGLYVATLGLLSLALGALIRHSAGAITIMIGVVLLPLVLAIFMFSPTLASVQQALFEYSIPNQLGAMYEVSVTASGPTGWEPLWIIIGVTAVAMAGALASLDRRDV; this is translated from the coding sequence ATGACGATGCCGCCCCCGCAGGCGCACCAGGCTCCCCCGCGGCCGCAGCCGGGCCAGGCCGGCCTGCCCGGCCTGTACGCCTCACCGATTCCCGTGCGCACCCCTGGCCTCGGTGACGCGATCGCCTCCGAGTGGACGAAGATCCGCTCGGTGCGCTCCACGATGTGGACGCTCGGCGTGATGATCGTGCTGCTGATCGGCATCGGGCTGCTCACCGCGTTCGCCGTGAGCGTCTCGGACGCACCCATGGACGACACCCCCGTGCTCAGCCTCGGCTTCTTCGGCGTACTGCTCGGATCGATCTGCGTGATCACGCTCGGCGTGCTCACCATCGCGTCCGAGTACGGCACCGGGATGATCCGTACGACGCTGACCGCGTGCCCGAGCCGGGCGCGGATGCTGATCGCGAAGTCGATCGTCTTCTTCCTGCTGGCCTTCACGATCACCACGGTCACCACCGGGATCGTCGGCGTCCTTCAGACGGCGATGCTGGACGGCGCCACACCCGACGCGGGCTACTGGGTGCGTTCCACGGTGGGGGTCGGCCTCTACGTCGCGACGCTCGGGCTGCTCTCGCTCGCGCTCGGCGCGCTCATCCGGCACTCGGCGGGCGCCATCACGATCATGATCGGGGTGGTGCTGCTCCCGCTGGTGCTGGCGATCTTCATGTTCTCGCCGACGCTGGCCTCCGTGCAGCAGGCGCTCTTCGAGTACTCGATCCCCAACCAGCTCGGCGCGATGTACGAGGTGTCGGTGACCGCGTCGGGACCGACCGGCTGGGAGCCGCTCTGGATCATCATCGGCGTCACCGCGGTCGCCATGGCCGGCGCCCTCGCCTCGCTCGACCGGCGGGACGTCTGA
- a CDS encoding ABC transporter ATP-binding protein, which yields MIEAVGLTKRYGAKTAVHNLSFQVRPGAVTGFLGPNGSGKSTTMRMMLGLDRPTSGHVTIGGHAFRSLPNAPRQVGALLDAKAVHGGRSARNHLLCLAQLAGIPAARVDEVLGVVGLQDVAKKRSKGYSLGMGQRLGIAAALLGDPQVLLFDEPVNGLDPEGILWVRNLMKQLASEGRTVFVSSHLMSEMALTADHLIVIGRGQLLSDMSIKEFISANSADFARVRIPADRPEEREKLTASLTEAGAGVMHEPDGALRVTGLPLPRISDLAHASDVRLWELSPHQASLEEAYMRMTQGAVDYRSTADAKEGLQLPPPGYGQAGPGPQGHGQPGYAPVPPPEAPQQGWYAPPPPGQNPYAAASPAGPAPARTEDRPEPKTSEDSR from the coding sequence ATGATCGAGGCAGTCGGCCTGACGAAGCGCTACGGCGCGAAGACGGCCGTGCACAACCTTTCCTTCCAGGTGCGGCCGGGGGCCGTCACGGGGTTTCTCGGTCCCAACGGGTCGGGCAAGTCCACCACCATGCGCATGATGCTCGGCCTGGACCGGCCGACGTCCGGGCATGTGACGATCGGCGGCCACGCCTTCCGCAGCCTTCCCAACGCCCCGCGCCAGGTCGGGGCGCTGCTCGACGCCAAGGCCGTGCACGGCGGTCGCAGCGCCCGTAACCACCTGCTGTGCCTGGCCCAGCTCGCGGGCATCCCGGCGGCCCGGGTGGACGAGGTCCTCGGCGTCGTCGGTCTCCAGGACGTCGCGAAGAAGCGCTCCAAGGGCTACTCCCTGGGGATGGGCCAGCGGCTCGGGATCGCCGCGGCGCTGCTCGGCGACCCGCAGGTGCTGCTCTTCGACGAGCCGGTCAACGGTCTCGATCCCGAGGGCATCCTCTGGGTCCGCAACCTGATGAAGCAGCTCGCCTCCGAGGGCCGCACGGTCTTCGTCTCCAGCCACCTGATGAGCGAGATGGCGCTCACCGCCGATCATCTGATCGTGATCGGGCGCGGGCAGCTGCTCTCCGACATGAGCATCAAGGAGTTCATCTCCGCCAACTCGGCGGACTTCGCCCGGGTGCGGATTCCGGCGGACCGGCCGGAGGAGCGGGAGAAGCTGACGGCCTCGCTGACGGAGGCGGGCGCAGGGGTCATGCACGAGCCGGACGGCGCCCTGCGCGTCACCGGGCTGCCGCTCCCCCGGATCAGCGATCTGGCCCATGCGTCGGACGTCCGGCTGTGGGAGCTCTCGCCGCACCAGGCGTCGCTGGAGGAGGCGTACATGCGGATGACGCAGGGCGCCGTGGACTACCGCTCGACGGCCGACGCCAAGGAGGGGCTCCAGCTGCCGCCGCCCGGCTACGGGCAGGCCGGTCCCGGGCCCCAGGGCCACGGGCAGCCCGGTTACGCGCCCGTGCCCCCGCCGGAGGCCCCGCAGCAGGGCTGGTACGCCCCGCCGCCGCCGGGACAGAACCCGTACGCCGCCGCATCGCCCGCCGGACCCGCGCCCGCGCGGACCGAGGACCGGCCCGAGCCGAAGACCAGCGAGGACTCCCGATGA
- a CDS encoding cellulose-binding protein, with the protein MSDPSSPFGFELVRRGYDRGQVDDRITKIVADRDSALARITSLEKRIEELHLETQNAQAQVNDAEPSYAGLGARVEKILRLAEEEAKDLREEARRAAEQHRELAESAAQQVRNDAETFAAERKAKAEDEGVRIVEKAKGEASTLRTDAQKDAQQKREEADALFEETRAKAAQAAADFETNLAKRREQSERDLASRQAKAEKRLAEIEHRAEQLRLEAEKLRTDAERRARQTVETAQRQAEDIVADANAKADRIRSESERELAALTNRRDSINAQLTNVREMLATLTGAAVAAAGSPAEDDSATRGVPAQQTR; encoded by the coding sequence ATGAGCGACCCTTCCTCCCCCTTCGGCTTCGAGCTCGTGCGACGTGGATACGACCGCGGTCAGGTGGACGACCGCATTACCAAAATCGTCGCCGACCGTGACAGCGCTCTCGCCCGGATCACCTCTCTGGAAAAGCGCATCGAGGAACTCCACCTCGAAACGCAGAACGCCCAGGCCCAGGTCAACGACGCCGAGCCGTCGTACGCCGGTCTCGGTGCCCGCGTGGAGAAGATCCTCCGTCTCGCAGAGGAGGAGGCGAAGGACCTGCGTGAGGAGGCCCGCCGCGCGGCCGAGCAGCACCGCGAGCTGGCCGAGTCGGCCGCCCAGCAGGTGCGCAACGACGCGGAGACGTTCGCCGCGGAGCGCAAGGCGAAGGCCGAGGACGAGGGCGTTCGTATCGTCGAGAAGGCCAAGGGCGAAGCGAGCACGCTCCGCACCGACGCCCAGAAGGACGCCCAGCAGAAGCGCGAGGAGGCGGACGCCCTCTTCGAGGAGACCCGCGCCAAGGCCGCCCAGGCCGCCGCGGACTTCGAGACGAACCTCGCCAAGCGGCGTGAGCAGTCGGAGCGCGACCTCGCGTCCCGTCAGGCGAAGGCCGAGAAGCGCCTCGCGGAGATCGAGCACCGCGCGGAGCAGCTCCGCCTGGAGGCCGAGAAGCTCCGTACGGACGCCGAGCGCCGTGCCCGTCAGACGGTGGAGACGGCTCAGCGTCAGGCCGAGGACATCGTGGCGGACGCGAACGCCAAGGCCGACCGGATCCGCAGCGAATCGGAGCGCGAGCTGGCCGCGCTCACCAACCGCCGCGACTCGATCAACGCCCAGCTGACCAACGTCCGCGAGATGCTGGCGACGCTGACGGGTGCCGCGGTGGCCGCCGCCGGCTCCCCGGCGGAGGACGATTCCGCCACCCGTGGGGTCCCGGCCCAGCAGACCCGCTGA